The following are encoded together in the Penicillium digitatum chromosome 3, complete sequence genome:
- a CDS encoding Voltage-gated chloride channel, putative — translation MTSSRPSPAFDGSLSVSRERRSSRRLSGRSIPSPIDPQADSDNQEAPAIPEEISGIKRYEDFTTIDWVQDAVYEQSRRRAKRRSGTGFWDQEGIFGWRRKMFESYDAGQAWLVVTLVGMAIGLNSAVLNIITEWLSDIKLGHCTTAFYLNESFCCWGAENGCPEWKHWTSFWLFNYVFYFFGALLLSFIAAVLVKSFAPYAAGSGISEIKCIIAGFVMKGFLGAWTLIIKSIALPLAIASGLSVGKEGPSVHFAVCTGYVISRFFGKYKQNASKTREILTASAAAGVAVAFGSPIGGVLFSLEEMANYFPLKTLWRSYFCALVATSVLAAVNPFRTGQLVMFQVEYDRTWHFFELIFFIGLGVFGGLYGAFVMKWNLRVAAFRKKHLSQWPITESVVLAGLTAILCYPNMFLKINMTAMMEILFRECEGGHDYQGLCESQNRWSMVFSLAIATVLRTGLVIISYGCKVPAGIFVPSMAVGASFGRMVGIMVHALHESFPQSAFFASCDPDVPCITPGTYAFLGAGAALSGIMHLTISVTVIMFELTGALTYILPTMIVVGVTKAVGDRFGSGGIADRMIRFNGFPFLDNKEDHVFNVPVSHAMTTGPLSVPASDFPVREAEHLLTDNKFQGFPVVEDRTSKILVGYIGRTELQYAIDRARSQGMVAPNARCVFTKDAAEAAVARRASVSQGPQSLDTFDAIQRRAGASFVDFSRYVDHTPLTVHPRHPLETVMEIFKKMGPRVILVEHRGKLTGLVTVKDCLKYQFKVEAEEHTLAATNSSGFGALGGHLPTPAPETLEDRLWWLIQNVAGFVSGKVARRPVQPRGRTVARQSGSADISEGRDDAAVELEDREDRPMIL, via the exons ATGACCTCTTCACGCCCCTCTCCGGCCTTTGATGGGTCTCTTTCAGTTTCAAGAGAGCGGCGCAGCTCGCGAAGGCTATCTGGTCGTTCTATTCCCTCCCCAATCGACCCACAAGCAGACTCCGACAACCAAGAAGCACCCGCCATCCCAGAAGAGATCAGTGGGATCAAGCGATATGAGGATTTTACCACAATAGACTGGGTCCAAGATGCGGTCTACGAGCAGTCACGGCGGCGCGCGAAACGGCGCAGTGGCACTGGATTCTGGGATCAGGAAGGCATCTTTGGCTGGAGACGGAAAATGTTCGAGTCATACGATGCAGGTCAAGCATGGCTTGTTGTTACTCTTGTGGGTATGGCAATTGGATTGAACTCGGCTGTGCTCAACATTATTACGGAATGGCTCTCTGATATCAAGCTGGGCCATTGTACAACCGCATTCTACCTCAATGAGTCTTTCTGCTGCTGGGGTGCCGAGAATG GCTGCCCCGAGTGGAAACATTGGACTTCATTCTGGCTGTTTAATTATGTTTTCTATTTCTTTGGCGCG TTGCTACTTTCATTTATTGCCGCTGTCCTGGTCAAATCCTTTGCGCCGTACGCCGCAGGCTCTGGTATTTCAGAGATCAAATGTATTATTGCTGGTTTCGTCATGAAGGGCTTCCTAGGTGCCTGGACTCTTATCATCAAGTCAATTGCCCTTCCATTAGCTATTGCGTCGGGCTTGTCTGTTGGAAAAGAGGGACCCAGCGTGCATTTTGCTGTATGTACTGGGTATGTGATATCTCGATTCTTTGGCAAATACAAGCAAAACGCATCGAAGACGAGAGAAATCTTGACTGCCTCAGCGGCAGCTGGTGTGGCTGTTGCTTTTGGCAGTCCAATTGGAGGCGTGCTGTTCTCCTTGGAG GAAATGGCAAACTACTTCCCCCTCAAGACCCTTTGGCGCAGTTATTTCTGTGCACTGGTGGCAACTAGTGTGCTGGCT GCTGTCAATCCTTTCCGAACCGGTCAATTGGTCATGTTCCAAGTGGAGTATGATCGCACATGGCACTTTTTCGAGCTCATCTTCTTTATCGGCCTTGGTGTCTTTGGTGGACTTTACGGCGCATTCGTAATGAAATGGAACCTTCGAGTGGCCGCATTCCGCAAGAAACACCTCTCACAGTGGCCCATAACTGAGTCGGTTGTTCTCGCGGGACTCACTGCGATTCTGTGCTACCCTAACATGTTTCTAAAGATAAATATGACCGCAATGATGGAAATCCTGTTCCGTGAATGCGAGGGTGGCCATGACTATCAAGGACTCTGCGA ATCCCAGAACAGATGGTCGATGGTCTTCTCACTAGCTATTGCGACAGTTCTTCGCACTGGTTTGGTCATTATTTCCTACGGGTGCAAGGTGCCAGCCGGTATCTTCGTGCCTTCAATGGCCGTTGGGGCTTCATTCGGCCGCATGGTTGGAATCATGGTACATGCATTACATGAATCATTCCCCCAATCGGCATTCTTCGCTTCATGTGACCCGGATGTTCCTTGCATTACACCGGGAACATATGCGTTCCTGGGAGCTGGGGCAGCCCTCAGTGGAATCATGCATCTGACCATTTCTGTAACGGTCATCATGTTCGAGCTGACTGGCGCATTGACCTATATTCTACCGACCATG ATTGTGGTAGGCGTCACCAAAGCCGTTGGCGATCGATTCGGCAGTGGCGGCATCGCCGATCGAATGATTCGGTTCAACGGGTTCCCATTCCTAGACAATAAAGAGGACCACGTCTTCAACGTGCCTGTATCCCACGCAATGACCACAGGCCCGCTCTCAGTACCAGCATCGGATTTCCCCGTGCGCGAAGCAGAACATCTTCTAACCGACAACAAATTCCAAGGCTTCCCAGTCGTGGAAGACCGTACTTCCAAGATCCTAGTTGGATACATCGGCCGAACCGAGCTCCAATACGCCATCGACCGCGCCCGCAGCCAGGGAATGGTCGCGCCAAATGCCCGGTGCGTCTTCACCAaagatgcagccgaggcagCCGTTGCGCGCAGGGCATCCGTTTCGCAAGGCCCTCAATCATTAGATACATTCGACGCAATCCAGAGAAGGGCAGGTGCTTCTTTTGTCGATTTCTCGCGGTATGTCGACCACACACCGTTGACCGTTCACCCGCGCCATCCTCTCGAAACGGTCATGGAGATCTTTAAGAAGATGGGTCCGCGAGTCATTCTCGTCGAGCACCGCGGTAAGCTCACTGGCTTGGTTACCGTCAAGGACTGCTTGAAGTATCAGTTCAAGGTCGAAGCCGAGGAACATACACTTGCAGCAACGAATTCGTCTGGATTCGGTGCGCTTGGTGGACATCTGCCCACTCCTGCCCCTGAAACACTGGAAGACCGCTTGTGGTGGCTCATTCAGAATGTGGCTGGGTTTGTGTCTGGTAAGGTCGCTCGCCGGCCAGTCCAGCCGCGTGGCCGCACTGTAGCTAGGCAATCGGGGTCTGCGGATATCTCAGAAGGGAGGGATGATGCGGCGGTAGAATTGGAGGACAGAGAGGATCGGCCGATGATTCTGTGA
- a CDS encoding Cytochrome c oxidase subunit V, with protein MYLRTVSRAVPRSTAAIRAAPAASVNALQTRAVSGHAVPNPTLANIEKRWEVMPPQEQAELWMQLRDRMKIDWQQMTLQEKKAAYYIAFGAHGPRAQAPKGEGFRVFVKVTQLLVASVAVFYAAHAFAGKQPGTMSKEWQEASNEYAKKEHINPIHGVSKEGYEGKGFIQSPPAEKS; from the exons ATGTATCTTCGCACCGTCTCTCGCGCTGTCCCTCGCAGCACCGCGGCCATCCGTGCTGCCCCGGCTGCCTCTGTGAACGCCCTGCAGACCCGCGCTGTTTCGGGCCATGCTGTCCCCAACCCTACCCTCGCCAACATCGAGAAGCGCTGGGAGGTCATGCCGCCTCAGGAGCAGGCCGAACTTTGGATGCAGCTCCGTGACCGCATGAAGATCGACTGGCAACAGATGACCCtccaggagaagaaggccg CTTACTACATTGCCTTCGGCGCCCACGGCCCCCGCGCCCAGGCCCCCAAGGGTGAGGGCTTCCGCGTGTTTGTCAAGGTAACTCAGCTCCTTGTTGCTTCCGTCGCGGTCTTCTACGCCGCCCACGCCTTTGCCGGCAAGCAGCCTGGAACTATGTCCAAGGAGTGGCAAGAGGCCTCCAACGAATATGCCAAG AAAGAGCACATCAACCCCATCCACGGCGTCAGCAAAGAGGGTTACGAAGGCAAGGGCTTCATCCAGAGCCCCCCTGCTGAGAAGTCATAG
- a CDS encoding Cofilin, giving the protein MSLASGVQIQDDCITAFQDFSRSHGKTKYIIYKIADDKKSVVVDSVGKDQDYEVFRNELADAKDSQGRASPRYAVYDVEYEIAGEGKRSKIVFISWVPSETPTLWSMIYASTREVLKNALNVVTSIHADDKSDIEWKTVLKEASGGKA; this is encoded by the exons ATGTCG CTCGCATCCGG TGTTCAAATCCAGGATGACTGCATCACTGCCTTCCAAGACTTCAGCCGGAGCCACGGCAAGACCAAGTACATCATCTACAAGATCGCCGATGACAAGAAGTCGGTCGTCGTAGACTCCGTCGGCAAGGACCAGGACTACGAGGTCTTCCGCAACGAGCTCGCCGATGCCAAGGACAGCCAGGGCCGCGCCTCCCCTCGTTACGCTGTCTACGATGTCGAGTACGAGATTGCCGGCGAGGGCAAGCG ATCCAAGATTGTCTTCATCTCCTGGGTGCCTAGCGAGACCCCCACTCTT TGGTCCATGATCTATGCCAGCACCCGCGAGGTTCTCAAGAACGCCCTCAACGTCGTCACTTCCATCCACGCCGATGACAAGTCCGATATCGAGTGGAAGACAGTCCTGAAGGAGGCCAGCGGTGGAAAGGCATAG
- a CDS encoding Histone-like transcription factor, putative produces the protein MAPKTVGEPDEITGQSALPIARIKKIIQLDEDIVQCSNNATFVIAMATEMFIQYLAEQGHNVVKSERKPRKTVQYKDLASAVSHTDNLEFLSDVIPKTTTYKQFKEKKAKDAANQTAMEKGQRTLNGTGAPPALENGTGTGDITPQRDNSKTTSPSVPRPMVPVSALITDRTVDPMGTQDRDVEMQD, from the exons ATGGCTCCAAAAACAGTGGGAGAACCGGATGAGATCACAGGACAAAGCGCACTTCCGA TTGCTCGAATTAAGAAGATCATCCAGTTGGACGAAGATATCGTTCAATGTTCGAACAACGCAACCTTCGTTATTGCAATGGCTACC GAGATGTTCATCCAATACCTTGCTGAGCAGGGACACAACGTGGTCAAATCCGAGCGAAAACCACGCAAGACCGTTCAGTACAAAGATCTCG CTTCGGCAGTATCACACACCGACAATCTTGAGTTCCTTTCCGACGTGATCCCTAAGACTACGACCTACAAACAattcaaggagaagaaagcgaAGGATGCGGCGAATCAAACCGCCATGGAGAAGGGCCAGCGTACACTCAACGGTACCGGTGCACCTCCGGCACTAGAAAACGGTACCGGCACAGGAGACATCACCCCACAAAGAGATAACTCAAAGACAACATCTCCGTCGGTTCCTCGGCCTATGGTCCCTGTAAGCGCGTTGATAACAGACCGAACAGTCGACCCCATGGGAACCCAAGACCGTGATGTGGAAATGCAAGACTGA
- a CDS encoding Mitochondrion biogenesis protein (She9), putative: protein MQSMPQLLRQSLRSSLQLTSTSSPVRAHFRSAFSVTSLTPRSFSACVQCQFRRQLGLHSVFNDRQKFSADTERLIREKEKELADLELASRDPVPIPGLEVGSSLDSVPPVTETDQTTVQPQTKENEKDQSAPQEEDASAAGMRSGGLPSYLESRRSKWSKQFSTVMDNVQSNLFVAGQRLNDFTGYSSIEALKNDIQFHENRLRTVREKVKQAKEDYTAAINRRSTSQREVNELLQRKHAWSSTDLERFTLLYRNDHTNEVAETETSHALSAAEREAEETAGQLSKSILSRYHEEQVWSDKIRRMSTWGTWGLMGMNVLLFLVIQILVEPWRRKRLVKGFEDKVIEALEKEKVLNRATFTENVASTSALPTTTTILPEVLDSTDENLIEIAPSLLTEPKLATAEIDASATGSTVSVTDASAAQSLQTRLLKITTPVLSLEFWRQVANEFFSNRSIVASQCDLTIVALQSAAAGAAVTGLLFALIGSR from the exons ATGCAGTCTATGCCACAGCTGCTTAGGCAATCACTTCGGTCAAGCCTTCAACTCACAAGCACCTCCTCCCCCGTGCGAGCGCACTTCCGCTCTGCATTCTCCGTCACCAGCTTGACTCCGCGGAGCTTCTCCGCCTGCGTACAATGCCAATTCCGCCGACAGCTAGGCTTACACTCGGTCTTTAATGACCGGCAGAAGTTTTCCGCTGATACCGAGAGGTTAATcagggaaaaagagaaggaaTTGGCCGATCTGGAGCTCGCCTCGCGCGACCCGGTCCCCATCCCAGGTTTGGAGGTGGGCAGTTCTCTCGATTCGGTACCCCCTGTCACAGAGACCGATCAGACCACCGTACAACCACAAACAAAGGAGAATGAAAAGGACCAATCAGCTCCACAAGAGGAAGATGCTAGTGCTGCTGGTATGAGGAGCGGAGGCCTGCCTTCTTACCTGGAAAGCCGTCGGTCCAAATGGTCCAAGCAGTTCAGCACAGTGATGGACAATGTGCAATCCAACCTTTTCGTAGCAGGCCAACGTTTAAATGACTTCACTGGATACTCCAGCATCGAAGCTCTGAAGAATGATATCCAGTTCCACG AGAACCGACTCCGTACCGTCCGAGAGAAGGTCAAGCAAGCAAAAGAAGACTACACTGCAGCGATAAACCGCCGCTCAACCTCCCAACGTGAAGTAAACGAGCTCCTCCAACGCAAGCACGCCTGGTCCTCAACAGATCTGGAGCGATTCACTCTCCTCTACCGCAATGACCACACAAACGAGGTTGCCGAGACCGAGACTTCGCACGCACTATCGGCCGCAGAGCGCGAAGCCGAAGAAACAGCCGGCCAATTGAGCAAGAGTATCCTCTCGCGATACCACGAGGAGCAAGTCTGGTCCGACAAGATCCGCCGCATGTCAACGTGGGGAACGTGGGGTTTGATGGGTATGAATGTCCTGCTATTTCTTGTTATCCAAATCCTCGTGGAGCCGTGGCGTCGGAAGCGACTCGTCAAGGGCTTCGAGGATAAGGTGATTGAAGCgttggagaaggagaaagtCCTGAACCGGGCTACGTTTACTGAGAACGTGGCTTCGACCTCGGCGCTGCCGACTACCACTACTATCCTTCCCGAGGTTCTTGATTCTACCGATGAGAACTTAATCGAGATCGCTCCTTCTCTTTTGACTGAGCCGAAGCTTGCTACGGCGGAGATAGATGCATCTGCTACTGGGTCTACTGTCTCGGTGACTGACGCTTCTGCCGCCCAGTCTCTCCAGACACGTCTCTTGAAGATTACTACGCCCGTTCTGTCGCTCGAGTTCTGGAGGCAGGTGGCCAACGAGTTCTTCAGTAACCGCAGCATTGTTGCCTCCCAATGCGATCTCACCATTGTGGCTCTCCAGAGTGCTGCAGCTGGCGCAGCTGTGACAGGCCTACTCTTCGCCCTGATCGGGTCTAGGTAA
- a CDS encoding Stress response RCI peptide, putative has product MCSSDIFLAVLAVFFPPIAVWIKTGFCTADSIINITLTLLCFFPGLIHAWYIILKYPEQNDEDVAYEPIPGGESQRRDLENGNATYYYVSRQPIQHPSQRGYGTVNPQGQAAAPANKSHNQTEDSGNGGSSSAPPPPTYAEAVKGDHKVQSQD; this is encoded by the exons ATGTGTAGCTCCGACATCTTCCTGGCGGTCCTCGCCGTCTTCTTCCCACCTATCGCAG TCTGGATCAAGACTGGATTCTGTACCGCAGATTCGATCATCAACATAACCCTCACTCTACTCTGCTTCTTTCCAGGCCTCATTCACGCATGGTACATCATCCTCAAGTACCCAGAACAGAACGATGAAGATGTAGCCTACGAGCCTATCCCCGGTGGCGAGAGTCAGCGTCGCGATCTGGAGAACGGCAATGCTACCTATTACTACGTCTCTCGCCAGCCTATCCAGCACCCCTCACAGCGCGGATATGGCACCGTCAACCCTCAAGGCCAGGCGGCTGCTCCGGCGAACAAATCCCACAACCAGACTGAAGACAGTGGGAATGGGGGGAGCAGCAGTGCGCCCCCACCACCTACCTATGCAGAAGCCGTGAAGGGTGATCATAAGGTGCAGAGTCAGGATTGA
- a CDS encoding Src homology-3 domain, with the protein MSNTCISLEGSSVCSAWSSSSISTSSSLYADFPFLKGVSNLTDFDNALKEYVNGSYITIKYDELLGCQGMNSSAPNNYYAQYTTSVLCSSVVQSSISACKLSAADSVPICVDTCARWARSEQETMANTNLCTKSDKNYTDLIYAELTICEKPSNALSGGCVEGAVNEPDNCGFATNIIGLCTFCANGTDSCCTKSNATSRCRGVAVPTVTLPPLTPSPSATRTPSHGLSGGAIAGIVIGAVVGAAILGALLAFLCISMRRRRRETQNEATLNQPNPQRKGGLPLMQQPPSPTSYNMVPGGRVTRMSALREMPSSSSPAYSRTSAAIYGGATKYSDLSDSEGRGASPGAMSKRIPPVTGKRHGSLSSSSIMAGAESDSSPRSGPTNQYSSPEAVTSGRSEQLSYFRDYYSQDEIHAGDKVAVLWAYSPRAGDEFELDRGEMLRVIGIWDDGWATGVRLLERAEDQYMNRREQRDSGVSSGSRMYGRSSPMPSGEIKAFPLVCICLPQHWHKIIDGGQAEEEV; encoded by the exons ATGTCGAACACTTGCATTTCCCTCGAGGGGTCAAGTGTCTGTTCTGCCTGGAGCAGCTCGTCCATTTCAACCAGTTCTAGTCTATATGCGGACTT CCCTTTCCTTAAAGGCGTATCGAATCTGACGGATTTCGATAATGCATTAAAGGAATATGTCAACGGATCATATATCACGATAAA GTATGATGAGTTACTGGGATGCCAAGGCATGAATTCGAGCGCGCCCAACAACTATTATGCCCAGTATACAACTAGCGTTCTGTGTAGCAGTGTCGTGCAAAGCTCCATATCTGCCTGCAAACTTTCCGCGGCTGACTCGGTACCAATTTGTGTCGATACTTGCGCACGTTGGGCCCGGAGTGAGCAGGAGACTATGGCAAATACAAACTTGTGCACCAAGAGCGACAAGAACTACACGGACCTAATCTATGCCGAATTGACTATCTGCGAAAAACCATCCAATGCCCTTTCTGGGGGTTGTGTCGAGGGAGCCGTAAATGAGCCTGACAATTGCGGCTTTGCGACCAATATCATTGGTCTATGCACTTTTTGTGCGAACGGCACCGATAGCTGCTGCACGAAATCCAACGCCACAAGCCGCTGTCGCGGTGTCGCAGTACCGACTGTTACTCTACCACCTCTTACGCCCTCGCCCTCCGCCACTAGAACACCTAGTCACGGCTTGTCCGGCGGCGCAATTGCTGGAATTGTAATTGGCGCCGTTGTAGGAGCCGCCATTCTAGGTGCTCTCCTCGCCTTCCTTTGCATTTCCATGCGCCGCCGTCGTCGTGAGACCCAAAATGAAGCTACGCTCAACCAACCAAACCCACAAAGAAAGGGTGGATTGCCATTAATGCAACAGCCCCCAAGTCCAACGTCGTATAATATGGTTCCAGGAGGCCGAGTCACACGGATGTCTGCACTGCGCGAAATGCCCAGTTCATCATCGCCTGCCTATTCGCGCACCTCCGCGGCGATCTACGGCGGCGCGACCAAGTACAGCGACCTGTCAGACTCTGAAGGAAGGGGCGCCAGTCCAGGAGCCATGTCCAAGAGAATCCCCCCAGTGACAGGGAAACGCCATGGCTCACTCTCGAGCAGCTCGATTATGGCCGGAGCAGAAAGCGACAGCTCGCCTCGCTCTGGTCCGACGAACCAATACTCTTCCCCCGAAGCAGTGACCAGTGGTCGATCTGAGCAGCTGTCCTATTTCCGGGATTACTACTCTCAGGATGAGATTCACGCCGGGGACAAGGTTGCCGTTCTCTGGGCGTATTCGCCACGCGCAGGGGACGAATTCGAACTTGACCGAGGTGAGATGTTGAGAGTGATTGGCATTTGGGACGATGGCTGGGCGACGGGTGTGCGACTCCTCGAACGTGCCGAGGACCAATACATGAATCGTCGCGAACAGCGCGACAGTGGTGTCTCGAGTGGCTCGCGTATGTATGGTCGTTCGTCGCCCATGCCATCAGGCGAGATCAAGGCTTTCCCCTTGGTCTGTATCTGTCTACCGCAGCACTGGCACAAGATCATCGACGGCGGCCAGGCAGAAGAGGAAGTTTGA
- a CDS encoding Ubiquinol-cytochrome c reductase iron-sulfur subunit — MSLSSASSTLLRTVARQQLPTSRAAVTSCQQRRGVADAKSSFESPFASANERGSTLKIPNFSKYKSNSSPRSNQVFSYFMAGSLGLASAVGAKATVQDFLVNMSASADVLAQAKVEISLGAIPEGKNVIIKWRGKPVFIRHRTQSEIDEAREAKWEGLRDPQPDEDRVQRPEWLVMLGVCTHLGCVPIGEAGDYGGWFCPCHGSHYDISGRIRRGPAPLNLEVPTYSFPEDDTLVIG; from the exons ATGTCGCTCTCCTCCGCTTCCAGCACTCTGCTGCGCACCGTCGCTCGGCAGCAGCTGCCCACTTCCCGCGCCGCCGTCACCTCCTGCCAGCAGCGGAGGGGAGTTGCCGATGCGAAGTCGTCCTTCGAATCCCCCTTCGCCAGCGCTAACGAGCGTGGCTCGACCCTGAAGATCCCCAACTTCAGCAAGTACAAGTCCAACAGCTCGCCCCGTTCCAACCAGGTCTTCTCCTACTTCATGGCCGGCTCCCTCGGTCTGGCGTCCGCTGTCGGTGCCAAGGCTACTGTCCAGG ATTTCCTGGTCAACATGTCCGCCTCCGCCGATGTCCTGGCCCAGGCCAAGGTCGAGATCTCTCTCGGTGCCATCCCCGAGGGCAAGAAC GTCATCATCAAGTGGCGTGGTAAGCCCGTCTTCATCCGTCACCGCACCCAGAGCGAGATCGATGAGGCCCGTGAGGCCAAGTGGGAGGGTCTCCGTGACCCCCAGCCCGATGAGGACCGCGTCCAGCGTCCCGAGTGGCTTGTCATGCTCG GTGTCTGCACCCACTTGGGTTGTGTCCCCATCGGTGAGGCCGGTGACTACGGCGGCTGGTTCTGCCCCTGCCACGGTTCCCACTACGATATCTCTGGTCGTATCCGCAGGGGCCCTGCCCCTTTGAACCTGGAGGTTCCCACTTACAGCTTCCCCGAGGATGACACCCTGGTTATCGGTTAA
- a CDS encoding Glutathione S-transferase, putative: MSSPKIILYTNRMCPWAHRAHIALKEIGLEYEEVTIDLTTPREPWFLEINPRGLVPTISYDGTIITESGIVTQFLADAHQTHLLPPSSPIENALYRARLNFFVDAFFSKVLPSLFASIRAADETERDAAAQQLIAAVVKEIEPLLADTDGKGPFFGGSEKLTLAEVQSGSFLLRILTFAKPEHGLVSAKLLTLLEQAPRFKRWAEATIAQESVNFIYDEKLVADKMRAKFAPAAKV, encoded by the exons ATGTCCTCCCCAAAGATCATTCTCTACACCAACCGCATGTGCCCTTGGGCCCACCGCGCACACATCGCCCTCAAGGAAATCGGCCTCGAGTATGAAGAAGTCACAATCGATCTGACTACACCGCGCGAGCCGTGGTTTTTGGAGATCAACCCG CGCGGCCTCGTCCCCACCATCTCATACGATGGAACTATCATAACCGAATCGGGCATCGTCACCCAATTCCTCGCAGACGCCCACCAAACCCACCTCCTGCCCCCCTCATCACCAATTGAAAACGCCCTCTACCGCGCCCGCCTCAACTTCTTCGTCGACGCCTTCTTCAGTAAAGTCCTGCCATCCTTATTCGCCAGTATCCGCGCTGCCGATGAAACCGAGCGCGATGCCGCCGCCCAGCAGCTCATCGCTGCCGTCGTGAAGGAGATTGAGCCCCTTTTGGCAGACACGGATGGCAAGGGCCCGTTCTTTGGTGGTAGTGAGAAGCTGACTCTGGCCGAGGTTCAGTCCGGCTCATTCTTATTGCGGATTTTGACTTTCGCCAAGCCGGAGCATGGTCTTGTTTCTGCTAAGTTGTTGACTTTGCTGGAGCAGGCTCCCAGGTTCAAGCGTTGGGCTGAAGCGACCATTGCTCAGGAGAGTGTTAATTTCATTTATGATGAGAAGCTGGTTGCGGATAAGATGAGGGCTAAGTTTGCGCCGGCGGCGAAGGTTTAG